Proteins encoded together in one Impatiens glandulifera chromosome 1, dImpGla2.1, whole genome shotgun sequence window:
- the LOC124919500 gene encoding B3 domain-containing transcription factor NGA1-like yields the protein MMNFMPNSIHAQANFNDDEEDENQITPTMTHITSRGSRMELSGEETRDLDEDTNNNNNNNEDSPSDASLSLGLASSGSNSNVGVIIEKEHMFDKVVTPSDVGKLNRLVIPKQHAERYFPLDSSTNEKGLLLNFEDRTGKPWRFRYSYWNSSQSYVMTKGWSRFVKEKKLDAGDIVSFQRGVGEIGKDRLFIDWRRRPETVPPDTLHLPHTSFHSLGGYFSFDNYRSYHQQHQHPWNNNSPSNNPYFHSGPSTRDHRSLFLQQTAPNYQQYHHHQQHQQQQQQVRAQAPYGYGGEIVGSGYQMNQALMYQLRSGAQAHPSSRVGMVQEPVDGGGESMVYDSVPVVQGKAAKKRLRLFGVNMDCPLPPPESSSPSEEPTSISHPQLRPGQVMPPHFLDKGKSTSPSSSFDLDI from the exons ATGATGAATTTCATGCCTAATAGTATCCATGCTCAAGCTAATTtcaatgatgatgaagaagatgagaatcAGATCACTCCAACCATGACCCACATCACCTCCAGAG GTTCCAGGATGGAGCTCAGTGGAGAAGAAACCAGAGACCTAGATGAGGATACCaacaataacaacaacaacaatgaaGATTCACCTTCCGATGCAAGTTTATCACTTGGATTAGCCTCAAGTGGAAGCAACAGCAATGTCGGAGTAATTATAGAGAAGGAACACATGTTTGATAAGGTTGTAACTCCGAGTGATGTCGGAAAACTCAACCGTTTAGTCATACCTAAACAGCACGCGGAGAGGTACTTTCCTTTGGATTCATCTACAAATGAGAAAGGACTGTTGCTTAACTTTGAAGATAGGACCGGGAAACCATGGCGATTTCGTTACTCTTACTGGAATAGTAGCCAGAGTTACGTCATGACTAAAGGATGGAGCCGATTTGTTAAGGAGAAGAAGCTTGATGCTGGTGATATTGTTTCATTTCAGAGAGGTGTTGGTGAAATCGGTAAAGATAGACTCTTTATTGACTGGCGGCGCCGCCCTGAGACTGTACCTCCAGACACTCTCCACCTTCCTCATACCTCTTTTCATTCACTCGGAGGTTACTTTTCGTTTGATAATTACCGATCttatcatcaacaacatcaGCATCCATGGAACAACAACAGCCCCAGCAACAATCCTTACTTCCATTCCGGACCGTCGACTCGGGACCACCGCTCGCTGTTTTTGCAACAAACTGCACCAAATTATCaacaatatcatcatcatcagcaaCATCAGCAACAGCAGCAGCAAGTTCGAGCTCAAGCTCCTTATGGGTATGGCGGAGAAATAGTTGGAAGTGGATACCAAATGAATCAGGCGTTAATGTATCAACTCAGATCCGGAGCTCAGGCACATCCATCGTCGCGTGTCGGAATGGTACAAGAGCCAGTGGATGGAGGAGGAGAAAGCATGGTGTACGATTCCGTACCTGTCGTTCAAGGAAAGGCAGCGAAGAAGAGGCTAAGACTATTTGGCGTGAATATGGACTGTCCTTTGCCACCACCAGAATCATCATCTCCAAGCGAGGAACCCACTTCAATTTCTCATCCCCAATTGAGGCCTGGACAAGTAATGCCACCACATTTTCTAGACAAGGGGAAATCAACGTCACCCTCATCCTCGTTCGATTTGGATATCTGA